ACCTCGAGGCCGTCGAGAACGGACTGGGGTGGGGTGTCGCGCCGTTCGTGGCCGTTGGTGGCCAGCGGGTCCTGCCACGAACTCCACGGCACGATGCCGAGCCGCTTGTCGATCATGCCGAAGGCGCGCTGCGGCGGGCCGTCCAGCGCGCTGCTCAGCTCGACGGAGCCGACTTCCTGGATCAGCACACTGCCGCCGGACGCCTCGTGCTGCCGCTGCCAGTCCTCGATCACCTGGTGTGCGGCGTGGTCGATGAAGTCGACCGAAATCTCCAGTGTGACGCGCACACCGGGGGGCACCGACGCCAACGTCTTGTGCAGCTGCGGCAGGGACAGGAACGTCGCCGACCCTTCGACGGCGACGCGCCAATCGTCGTTGTCGTCGTCCTCGTCATCGGCAGGCTGGGCATGGATCCTGGCGCGCGCCACCCGCCAGACGGTCAGCGCGACCGCCAGCGCCAGCCCGAGCAGGACACCTTCGAGCAGGTTGAGGAAGACCACCCCGGTGATCGTCACCAGATAGACCGCGATATCGCCGGTTCGGCGTGCTGTCTTGATGTGGCTGAGCTTGACCAGCTGAATGCCGATGACGATCAGCAAGCCCGCCAGTGCCGCGGTCGGGATCTGCTGGGCCAACCCGGCGAACGGCAGTGCGAAGACCAGAACCCATACGCCGTGCAACATCGCTGATGCGCGGGTCTTGGCGCCAGCGGTCACGTTGGCCGAGCTGCGCACGATCACACCCGTGATGGGAAGTCCGCCGATCGCACCCGAGACGACGTTGGCGGCGCCCTGGCCCACCAGTTCGCGGTTCAGGTTCGACCGCGGGCCGTCCTGCATGCGGTCCACGGCGACCGCGGTGAGCAGGCTCTCGACGCTGGCGATGAGTGCGACGGTGATTACGCCCGTCGCGAACGCACCCCAGTTGCCTTCCGGCAGGCCCGGCGGCTTGAGAGCGTCGAGCAGTGAACCGTTGAGCTGGATGCGCGGCACGTTCATCGCGAACAGCACCGACACGGCGCTGGCGACGACGATCGCGACCAGCGGCCCGGGCACCTTGCGAATCTTCGCGGGCACCCAGCGCCAGCTCACCAGGATCCCGATCACCAGCAGCCCGACGGCCAGCCCGGCCTGATCGGCGGCGAGCAGCTGGCCGGGTAGCTCGGTGATGTTGCGCCAGGCCGAACTCTCGGAGCTGCCGCCCAGCAGGACGTGGACCTGCTGAAGTGCGATCGTGACGCCGATGCCGGCCAGCATGGCGTGCACCACCATCGGCGAGATCGCCAGCGCTGCGCGGCCCACCCGGCTGACTCCCAGCAGTACCTGGAGGATGCCGGCGCAGACGGTGATGGCGCAGGTCACGGCCCAGCCGAATTCGGCCACCAGGCCCGCGACGATCACCGTCAGTCCGGCGGCAGGACCGCTGACCTGGAGCGGCGATCCGCCCAGGGCGCCGGCCACCACGCCGCCGACGATCGCGGCGATCAGCCCCGCCAGCACCGGTGCGTCAGAGGCGATGGCGATACCCAGGGACAGTGGTAAAGCCACCAGGAAGACCACCAGCGAGGCCGGTAGGTCGTACCGCAGGAGGGTGGACATCCTGCCCGGGTCAGCAGAACCCTCAAGTGGCGCGGTTGAACGCTGCAAGGCCAGACTCCTGTCTGCGTATGCGAGATCTATTAATTGACAGTCGATTCACGAATTGTGTCGCTGAAGCGAAACGAATTCGTAAGCGCGACAGTAGGTGTGGTGACAGACCCTCTTCAAGGAATCCATATGGGATCCATATCTGCGGACACTCTGCGCGGTCGAGTTGTGACCAAAATGTGTCGCGTCTAACAGATCATTGCGGAATGTGCTGGCCGCGAACGCAATACGACAACGCCCTCACGAGGGCAGCGACCGGGCAAGATATGAAACACATATGGGCTCCATGACAGATTCATGTGCTTTCACCAGAATCGAAGTATGGCTATACCGGTCGCACCGTCAACGTCTCGTCCTCTACGCCCCCGTCAGGCCATCCTCGGTCAGCTTCCGCGCATCTCCCGCGCGGATGGTTCGCCCATCCGCGTGCTGCTTGTCGACGACGAGCCGGCGCTGACGAATCTGGTCAAAATGGCCCTGCACTACGAGGGCTGGGAAGTGGAAACGGCGGCCGACGGTCGTGACGCCTTGTCGAAGTTCCGGGAGTTCGAGCCGGATCTGCTGGTGCTGGACATCATGCTGCCCGACACGGACGGACTGCAGATCCTCAAGATGACGCGGGAGACCGAGGGCTATACGCCGACGCTGTTCCTGACGGCGCGGGATTCGGTGATGGACCGGGTGACCGGACTGACTGCGGGTGCTGACGACTATCTGACCAAGCCGTTCAGCCTCGAGGAGTTGGTAGCCCGGTTGCGGGGTCTGCTGCGGCGGTCCAAGGCCACCACCGCGCCCGAGGACGAGGTGCTGAAGGTGGGTGATCTCGTGCTGGACGGCCCGAGTCGTGAAGTCACCCGGGACGGCGAGCAGATCTCGCTGACGACCACCGAGTTCGAGCTGCTGCGGTATCTGATGCGCAACCCGCGCCGGGCCGTCACCCGCGCCGAGATCCTGGACCGGGTCTGGAACTACGGCTTCGGCGGCCGGTCCAGCATCGTCGACCTCTACATTTCCTATCTGCGCCGCAAGGTCGACGCCGGACGCGAACCGATGATTCACACGGTGCGCGGCGTCGGCTACATGCTGCGGCCAGAGCGTTGAGGCCAGCCACTCACGGCGAGAGGCGGTGGCGTCCGCGTTCGTTGCGCCGGCGGCTGGTCATCTGGGTGTCGGCGATCAGCAGCGTCGCGATGATAGCCATCGGCGCGGTTGCGGTGATGAGTCTGCGCGACGAGGCGATGAGCCTTGCCAACAGTCAGGTGTCCAATTCGCTTGCCGCGTTCAGTTATTCGTATGCCAAGGCCAAGCGGTACGGGGACATCGAGCAGCCACCGGAAGACGGTAGCGCCAGTCACGGGGACTTCGACGAGTTCCCGGGCCAGGGGCCGGGCACGGTGATCGCGATGCTGCGCGACGACCGGGTGGTGTACGCCAGCGCGTTCACCGACGGTGAACCCGTCCCGGCTCCGCCGGACGCACTACGCGCGTTGGAGAAGATCAACTGGGCGGGCGGCGATCCGCAGACCGTCGAACTCGGCGACATGGGATCGCATCGGGTCGGGCACCGGGATTTCCCCGGCGGTGAGCGGCTGGTGTCGGCGGTGTCGCTGGAGCTGGCGAACAAGACCGTCGCGGGCAAAGGCCTGACCGTCGTGTTGCTGGTGGTGGTCGCTGTGGCGCTCACCGCGCTGGGAACGATGATCGTGGTGAACTACGCGTTGCGTCCGCTGCGGCGCGTCGCGGACGTCGCGGCCAAGGTCGCCGCCCTTCCCCTGGATCCCACCGACTACCGGATCACCGCCCGGGTGAGCCCGGCCGACACCGACCGGGCCAGTGAGATCGGGGTCGTCGGCCATACCCTCAATCGGCTGTTGGCCAATGTCGATACCGCGCTCGGCGATATCGCCGCCTCCGACCGCCGAACGCGCCAATTCCTCACCGACGCCAGCCACGAACTGCGCACACCGCTGGCCGCGATCCTCGGTTATGCCGAGCTGACCCGCCAGGACAGCGACGTGCTGCCGCCGACCACCGAGTACGCGCTGGCCCGTATCGAGGCGGAGTCCCGCCGGATGGCCTCGTTGGTGGCCGACCTGCTCCTGCTGTCACGGCTCGACGAGGGCGGCGACCTCGAACTCGAAGACCTCGACCTGTGCGACATCGTGGCCGACGCGGTCAACGACGCGGCGGTGAGCGCGCCGGATCATCACTTCATGATCGACCTGCCCGACGAGGCGATCTGGGTTCGCGGCGACCGCGCCCGGCTGCATCAGCTGCTGGCGAACCTGCTCGGCAATGCGCGGGTGCACACCCCCGCGGGAGTCACCGTCAACACATCGCTCACCACGGGCAGCGACGGGCGGGCGAAGCTTGTCGTCAGCGACGACGGGCCCGGCATTCCCGAGGAGATCATGCCCAATCTGTTCGGCCGGTTCGTCCGCGCCGACAAGTCGCGGTCGCGTGACCTTGGCTGCAGTGGGCTGGGATTGGCGATCGTGTTGTCGATCGTCGAAGCCCACGGAGGCACGGTGAACGCGCAATCCCGCCCGGGCAGAACTCAATTCACGGTGAGCCTGCCGGCCGCCGGTCAGCTGGCCGAGAACTGGTCGGCTACGCCGCCGTCCATGTCGTAGACCCGTGCGTGCAGGACGGTGCGATTACGCAGCGCGGCCCGGACCGCCCGGTGCAGGCCGTCCTCGAGGTAGATCACGCCGCGCCACCGGACCGCGTGCGGGAAGAGGTCGCCGTAGAACGTGGAGTCTTCGGACAGCAGGCGGTCCAGCGCCAGCACCGTCGTCGTCGTGACCAGCTCGTCGAGGCGGATCTGTCGCGGCGGGATCTGGGACCAGTCGCGGTAGGTGAGGTTGTGGTCGGGGTATGGCTTGCCGTCCCGAACGCCTTTGAAGATCATCGGGCCGTCGTCCGTGCCGACTGAGCCCGCATCGCCATTCGAGCAAGGTTAGTCGGTGACGGCCGGAACGTCAGCGCAGGGCGAACATCGGTGCGCTCGCCGCCCGAGCCGGTGGCACTCTGAGCGCGTGGGTGCTAATTGTGCTGTTGGTGCCCGTAAAATGGAGACGACTTGGAGGTGTACCAGATGGGAAGTGCTGACGACCGTCGCTTCGAGGTGCTCCGTGCCATCGTCGCCGACTTCGTGGCGACCCAGGAACCGATCGGATCCAAAGCCCTCGTCGATCGCCACAACCTGGGCGTATCCAGCGCCACAGTGCGCAATGACATGGCAGTGCTCGAAGCCGAGGGCTACATCACCCAGCCCCACACGAGCTCCGGGCGAGTGCCCACCGAGAAGGGCTACCGAGAGTTCGTCAACCGCATCGACGACGTCAAACCGCTGTCCGGGTCCGAGCGCCGCGCGATCCTTCAGTTCCTGGAGTCCGGCGTCGACCTCGACGACGTGCTGCGGCGTGCGGTGAAACTGCTGGCCCAGCTGACCCGGCAGGTCGCGATCGTCCAGTACCCGACGCTGTCGACGTCGACGGTGCGGCATCTGGAGATCGTGGCATTGACCCCATCGGATCGTGGCATTGACCCCGCGCCCGGCCCGGCTGCTGATGGTGGTGATCACCGACTCCGGCCGCGTCGACCAGCGCATCGTCGAGTTGGGCGACACGATCGACGACCACCAGCTGTCCCAGTTGCGGGAATTGCTCGGGCAGGCCCTG
This is a stretch of genomic DNA from Mycobacterium sp. ELW1. It encodes these proteins:
- a CDS encoding response regulator transcription factor, whose protein sequence is MAIPVAPSTSRPLRPRQAILGQLPRISRADGSPIRVLLVDDEPALTNLVKMALHYEGWEVETAADGRDALSKFREFEPDLLVLDIMLPDTDGLQILKMTRETEGYTPTLFLTARDSVMDRVTGLTAGADDYLTKPFSLEELVARLRGLLRRSKATTAPEDEVLKVGDLVLDGPSREVTRDGEQISLTTTEFELLRYLMRNPRRAVTRAEILDRVWNYGFGGRSSIVDLYISYLRRKVDAGREPMIHTVRGVGYMLRPER
- a CDS encoding type II toxin-antitoxin system VapB family antitoxin; this encodes MIFKGVRDGKPYPDHNLTYRDWSQIPPRQIRLDELVTTTTVLALDRLLSEDSTFYGDLFPHAVRWRGVIYLEDGLHRAVRAALRNRTVLHARVYDMDGGVADQFSAS
- a CDS encoding bifunctional SulP family inorganic anion transporter/carbonic anhydrase, which produces MSTLLRYDLPASLVVFLVALPLSLGIAIASDAPVLAGLIAAIVGGVVAGALGGSPLQVSGPAAGLTVIVAGLVAEFGWAVTCAITVCAGILQVLLGVSRVGRAALAISPMVVHAMLAGIGVTIALQQVHVLLGGSSESSAWRNITELPGQLLAADQAGLAVGLLVIGILVSWRWVPAKIRKVPGPLVAIVVASAVSVLFAMNVPRIQLNGSLLDALKPPGLPEGNWGAFATGVITVALIASVESLLTAVAVDRMQDGPRSNLNRELVGQGAANVVSGAIGGLPITGVIVRSSANVTAGAKTRASAMLHGVWVLVFALPFAGLAQQIPTAALAGLLIVIGIQLVKLSHIKTARRTGDIAVYLVTITGVVFLNLLEGVLLGLALAVALTVWRVARARIHAQPADDEDDDNDDWRVAVEGSATFLSLPQLHKTLASVPPGVRVTLEISVDFIDHAAHQVIEDWQRQHEASGGSVLIQEVGSVELSSALDGPPQRAFGMIDKRLGIVPWSSWQDPLATNGHERRDTPPQSVLDGLEVYHRRTAPQIRPHMEKLAHANTAETLFITCTDARIVPNAITSSGPGDLFTVRNVGNLVPADQHDHSVEAAIAFAVGRLNVSSIVVCGHSACSAMHAALREQGVTTQHPPGEEHLRSWLKYAQPALDAFDEGRHPIAQSAAEQGFNTADQLSMVSVAVQVETLVRHPLIRDLHEQGRLKVIGLFYDIGSAQVLHVEPASALSLQTNGIAVR
- a CDS encoding HAMP domain-containing sensor histidine kinase; its protein translation is MIAIGAVAVMSLRDEAMSLANSQVSNSLAAFSYSYAKAKRYGDIEQPPEDGSASHGDFDEFPGQGPGTVIAMLRDDRVVYASAFTDGEPVPAPPDALRALEKINWAGGDPQTVELGDMGSHRVGHRDFPGGERLVSAVSLELANKTVAGKGLTVVLLVVVAVALTALGTMIVVNYALRPLRRVADVAAKVAALPLDPTDYRITARVSPADTDRASEIGVVGHTLNRLLANVDTALGDIAASDRRTRQFLTDASHELRTPLAAILGYAELTRQDSDVLPPTTEYALARIEAESRRMASLVADLLLLSRLDEGGDLELEDLDLCDIVADAVNDAAVSAPDHHFMIDLPDEAIWVRGDRARLHQLLANLLGNARVHTPAGVTVNTSLTTGSDGRAKLVVSDDGPGIPEEIMPNLFGRFVRADKSRSRDLGCSGLGLAIVLSIVEAHGGTVNAQSRPGRTQFTVSLPAAGQLAENWSATPPSMS